In a genomic window of Zetaproteobacteria bacterium:
- the thiI gene encoding tRNA 4-thiouridine(8) synthase ThiI, translating to MDDTARILIHYGEIALKGRNRRWFERKLTDALQRLTGGRIEAGHHGRVVLRVEQIDAALLDHLALIPGVRNFAPVRCCPPELAAMQQLGRAMIVARYGDGLQGRPFRVSCHRADKRFPLTSPQVSREVGGFLKQQLGMRVDLDRPEIHLQIEIGSDTAWLMVEKRPGIGGLPVGCSGRGAVLFSGGIDSPVAAYAMMKRGMEVLLVHCYNSTLNRDLGKIRRLSRRLARYCGAIRLFLVDMERYQRHAIAVVPATYRMVLYKRQMIRTAEAIAATHGARALVTGDSLGQVASQTLHNIHAIYSASDLPLLSPLIAADKEEIVATARRIGTYEESIEEYCDICSYLIAKHPETRADPERVARLESQLPRDSIDCPTTEEVITWHPGAEP from the coding sequence GTGGACGACACGGCGCGCATCCTGATCCACTACGGCGAGATCGCCCTCAAGGGGCGCAACCGCCGCTGGTTCGAACGCAAGCTGACCGACGCCTTGCAACGGTTGACCGGAGGGCGGATCGAGGCGGGCCACCACGGGAGGGTCGTACTCAGGGTCGAACAGATCGACGCCGCCCTGCTCGACCATCTGGCGCTGATCCCCGGCGTGCGCAACTTCGCCCCGGTGCGCTGCTGCCCCCCGGAGCTGGCGGCCATGCAACAGCTTGGGCGCGCCATGATCGTCGCACGCTACGGTGACGGGCTGCAGGGGCGCCCGTTCCGCGTCTCCTGCCATCGCGCAGACAAGCGCTTTCCGCTCACTTCACCGCAGGTGAGCCGGGAGGTGGGCGGCTTCCTCAAGCAGCAGCTGGGTATGAGGGTCGACCTCGACCGGCCGGAAATCCACCTGCAGATCGAGATCGGCAGCGACACCGCCTGGCTGATGGTGGAGAAGCGACCGGGGATCGGAGGGCTGCCGGTGGGCTGCTCCGGCCGAGGTGCGGTGCTCTTCTCCGGCGGGATCGACTCGCCGGTCGCCGCCTACGCCATGATGAAGCGCGGCATGGAGGTGCTGCTGGTCCACTGCTACAACAGCACCCTCAACCGCGACCTGGGCAAGATCCGCCGCCTGAGCCGACGGCTGGCCCGCTACTGCGGCGCGATCCGCCTCTTTCTGGTCGACATGGAGCGCTACCAGCGCCACGCCATCGCCGTCGTACCGGCGACCTACCGCATGGTCCTCTACAAACGACAGATGATCCGCACCGCCGAGGCGATCGCCGCAACCCACGGGGCGCGGGCGCTGGTCACCGGCGACTCGCTCGGCCAGGTGGCCAGCCAGACGCTGCACAACATTCACGCCATCTATTCGGCCTCCGACCTGCCGCTGCTCTCCCCGCTGATCGCCGCCGACAAGGAGGAGATCGTCGCCACCGCCCGGCGCATCGGCACCTACGAGGAATCGATCGAGGAGTATTGCGACATCTGCTCCTACCTGATCGCCAAACACCCGGAGACCCGAGCCGATCCCGAGCGGGTCGCCCGTTTGGAGTCGCAACTGCCTCGGGATAGCATCGACTGCCCCACCACGGAGGAGGTGATCACATGGCACCCCGGAGCGGAACCTTGA
- a CDS encoding flagellar hook-basal body complex protein yields MGMYSSIYTAKSGMMAFSQGTNVIGDNLANSNTVGFKGSTLLFSDVMTRAAGAKSFHAAQAAAGVRLAKVGRDMRQGQVEHTTNGTDMAISGAGMFALRDPVSGNTFYSRAGHFLLDKNFKLVNEQGMIVQGWQKSATGATIGTKPVDIDIGLFSGASPADLANNRIVIAATPSTTANIGVTLPANAVRPSAPLFDPNDPTSYNFKTDLVLFDANGTKHTTSLYFVKQGMDANGNAVWDWHLSVKGDELTGGTANDANTQVEVGGSSYTSGAALPAGTLPQGTVIAPSTTLSAAVTGAFTLIDQNGNSAAIPAGAWTAGTTLAAVAANAGLANTGFYRIGSGGITVPAATVGGTSPLIQLPATPSTVTGGVVDPAVATAQRLEFDGTGALVNEYAPTVSIPWNGAAAGAISLNMGSATTIDAQGTTGTGTDGTLQVGDAFAATSVTSDGYAQGTLDRLETDATGVIYGLFTNGRRVPLAQVALAAFGNPAALERMGGNLLQASAASGKATMQAPTTGGMGTIIGSGLEQSNVDLGDEFVKLIVLQRSFEANSKSLTTTDQMLSMLAQLKR; encoded by the coding sequence ATGGGGATGTACAGCTCGATCTACACCGCCAAGAGTGGGATGATGGCCTTTTCGCAGGGGACCAACGTCATCGGCGACAACCTGGCCAACAGCAATACCGTCGGGTTCAAGGGGAGCACGCTGCTCTTCTCCGACGTCATGACCCGGGCGGCGGGGGCGAAGAGCTTCCATGCGGCGCAGGCGGCCGCCGGCGTGCGGTTGGCGAAGGTCGGCCGGGACATGCGGCAGGGGCAGGTCGAACACACCACCAACGGGACCGACATGGCGATCAGCGGTGCGGGGATGTTCGCGCTTCGGGATCCGGTCAGCGGCAACACCTTCTACAGCCGTGCGGGCCATTTCCTGCTCGACAAGAACTTCAAGCTGGTCAACGAGCAGGGGATGATCGTGCAGGGATGGCAGAAGAGCGCGACCGGCGCCACCATCGGTACCAAGCCGGTCGATATCGACATCGGCCTCTTCTCCGGGGCCTCGCCCGCCGATCTCGCCAACAACCGGATCGTGATCGCGGCCACCCCCTCGACCACGGCCAACATCGGTGTGACGCTGCCGGCCAACGCGGTCCGGCCGAGCGCCCCTCTCTTCGACCCCAACGATCCGACCAGCTACAACTTCAAGACCGATCTGGTGCTGTTCGACGCCAACGGTACCAAGCACACCACCAGCCTCTACTTCGTCAAGCAGGGAATGGACGCCAACGGCAACGCCGTCTGGGACTGGCATCTCTCGGTCAAGGGGGATGAGCTCACCGGAGGGACGGCGAACGACGCCAATACCCAGGTGGAGGTGGGGGGCAGCTCCTACACCAGCGGAGCGGCGCTCCCCGCCGGTACCCTGCCGCAGGGGACGGTGATCGCTCCCTCGACCACCCTGAGCGCCGCGGTGACCGGCGCATTCACCCTGATCGATCAGAACGGCAACAGCGCAGCCATCCCGGCCGGCGCCTGGACGGCGGGGACGACGCTGGCCGCGGTGGCTGCCAACGCCGGGTTGGCCAACACCGGTTTCTACCGCATCGGCAGCGGCGGCATCACCGTGCCGGCGGCCACCGTCGGCGGCACCAGCCCGCTGATCCAGCTGCCGGCGACCCCATCGACGGTGACCGGCGGTGTGGTCGATCCGGCCGTGGCGACGGCGCAGCGGTTGGAGTTCGACGGCACCGGCGCACTGGTCAACGAGTATGCACCGACCGTCTCCATCCCGTGGAACGGGGCCGCCGCCGGTGCGATCAGCCTCAACATGGGCTCGGCCACCACCATCGATGCGCAGGGGACCACCGGCACGGGGACCGACGGCACCCTGCAGGTCGGCGATGCCTTTGCCGCCACCTCGGTGACGAGCGACGGCTATGCCCAGGGAACGCTGGACCGGCTGGAGACCGACGCCACCGGTGTGATCTACGGGCTCTTCACCAACGGCCGGCGCGTCCCGCTGGCGCAGGTGGCGCTGGCCGCCTTCGGCAATCCGGCGGCGCTGGAGCGGATGGGGGGCAACCTGCTGCAGGCCTCCGCCGCATCGGGCAAGGCGACGATGCAGGCGCCGACCACCGGCGGTATGGGGACGATCATCGGCTCCGGGCTGGAGCAGTCCAATGTCGATCTGGGCGACGAGTTCGTCAAGCTGATCGTGCTGCAGCGATCCTTCGAGGCCAACTCCAAGAGCCTGACCACCACCGACCAGATGCTCTCCATGCTGGCGCAGCTCAAGCGCTGA
- a CDS encoding flagellar hook capping protein yields MLKPTLPDPVTSKAHQTAGNRTTDLGQKQIFLKLLVAQMKFQDPLKPQDPTKMSSQLAQFNTLEAQLNANKLLEKLVAAQSSGKSASASPASYLGKTATVPITSLDYGGGTQSFDVGLMQDAHQVLAVISDTNDIPIRSINLGALTAGSHQVTWDGKTDQGTPAPTGHYKLKVVAADAFGKPVEAQAQRSGQVTSVRFGKDGGVKLMVNGQAVDIGAITQISL; encoded by the coding sequence ATGCTCAAGCCGACACTGCCCGATCCGGTGACCTCCAAGGCGCATCAGACCGCCGGAAACCGGACGACCGACCTCGGCCAGAAGCAGATCTTTCTCAAACTTCTCGTCGCGCAGATGAAGTTCCAGGATCCGCTCAAGCCGCAGGATCCGACCAAGATGTCGTCGCAACTGGCGCAGTTCAACACACTGGAGGCGCAGCTCAATGCCAACAAGCTGCTGGAGAAGCTGGTGGCGGCCCAGAGTTCGGGCAAGAGCGCGTCGGCCTCGCCCGCCTCCTATCTGGGTAAGACCGCCACCGTGCCGATTACCTCGCTCGATTACGGCGGCGGCACGCAGAGCTTCGACGTCGGCCTGATGCAGGACGCCCATCAAGTGCTGGCGGTGATCAGCGACACCAACGACATCCCGATACGCTCGATCAACCTCGGGGCACTCACAGCCGGCAGCCACCAGGTCACCTGGGACGGCAAGACCGACCAGGGGACGCCGGCGCCGACCGGCCACTACAAGCTCAAGGTGGTGGCCGCCGACGCCTTCGGCAAGCCCGTCGAGGCGCAAGCGCAGCGCTCCGGCCAGGTGACCTCGGTCCGCTTCGGCAAGGACGGCGGCGTCAAGCTGATGGTCAACGGCCAGGCGGTCGACATCGGCGCGATCACCCAGATCAGCCTCTAG